In Thiomonas arsenitoxydans, the genomic stretch CCAGCAGCCCCACCCCCAGACTGAACCACAGCGCGGCGGCATCGGTGAAGGTGAAAATACGTTCCGCCGCGGGAACCGAGGCATTGGACGCGTGCGCCGCGTCACTTGAAGTTGTGTGTGTTGCCATGACCCATTTCTGCGTGCTCGCGCAGAAACCCGGCCGGGCCATGCGCGCCATAGCACGCGCTGCCCACCCTGCTTCCCTGCGCGAGGATGACCTCAATCAGGTTCAAAGGGACTCTCTCAGCGAAGCTGCCTACTGCCGCAGCCCCGCACCCCCAGCGTTGCGCCGCAGGATTGCGACACGGCGTCGATTGTAGGCAGGATGACTCCTACGAGCCGCACCACGCCAGCGCCGGAGCACGGCTAAGCTATGCCGCCTGACCTGCGTCTACCCATGCGCCCGATCCGCTCTCGCCACCGCCTGACCTTGGCCGCACGCCAGCTCTGGGCCGCGCCCTATTCGCTGCTCGGCCTGCTCGCCGCCCTACCCGCCTGTGCGCTGGGCGCCCGGCTGCGCCGCAGCGGCCACACCCTGGAATGCACGGGAGGGCAACTGGGCCGTTGGGTGCAGCGCCTGCCCAACCGCCATCGCCTCGTCGCCCTCACTCTGGGACATGTCATCCTCGCGGTCGACGCCCCCGCCATGCAGCGGCTGCGCGCTCACGAGCGCGTGCATGTGCGGCAATACGAGCATTGGGGCCCATTTTTCGGGCCCGCCTATTTGCTGGAGAGCCTGTGGCAAACCCTGCGCGGGCGCGATGCCTACCTCGCCAACCGATTCGAGCGGGAAGCCTATGCGAAGGGCGGACCATTTCTCACGAAACCTCATGATCAGTAAGCCCGCCGCGCTGGGTACCGAAAACGAACGCAGCGGCGGCGCTCCGTGCTCGCGCAATCGCTTGATCGGCCCTGAAGTTGCGCGCCCCAAATTATTGACGCGCATCAATCCCCGTGTTTCGCAAACGCCTAGCCTGACTGCGAGTCAACCTTGACTCAAAACTTTTTCAGGAGAGTGCCATGATTGCCACCAAGCCATTTTTGACTGCCTTGTCTCTCAGCATCCTGCTCGCAGGTGGAGGGCTGACCGCAACTTCTGCCTACGCTCAAACCCAAAAGCAGGAAACCATCTACGGTAGCCAGTTGATGACGCAGAAGGAGCGTCGTGAATACCGACTCAAAATGCGCGAGGCGAAAACCACAGAGCAGCGGGAACAGATCCGGGCAGAACATCACAAGCTGATGCAGGAACGTGCGAAGGAGCGCGGCGTCAAGCTGCCTGATGCGCCCCCGGCGCAAGGCATGCATCAAGGCATGGGCTCAGGTGGCGCCATGGGTCCTGGCGGCGGAGGCATGGGCCCTGGCGGCGGCGGCATGGGGCCGGGCGGCGCAGCGAAACCATGATTCAGCTCAGTCGGCCTTCTCAAGGAAACGCCGGGCCGCCCCAACTTTCCTTGACCCCCACGGGGGGCGGGCTGGGCACAGCCCAGCCCTGGGGGCGCTCAAGGAGGCGCGACTTTCCGGTAAACCTGCGCAAACCGTCCCTGCTCCACCACGCCGTAATCGCCCGGCGCGTATTGCAGCAGCCAATCACCGGGGTTGCCGCGCAGCAGATCGCCGCCAGCGCTGCGGGCCATGCGAAACGGTGTGGGCATCTGCCGCGCCAGAACGGGAATGGGCTGGTTGATGTAAGCGCCATTCTGTCCCATGGACGTCGGCGCGAGGGCTTGGTAGCGCGCCTCGAAACGGGCGCGCGACACGCTCCAGCGGTCGCCGGTGGCGCCGGTGATGATGGCATCGCCCGCTGCGTAACGATTGGGGCCTTCGCGGCTGGTCAATTCGCCGGAATCGACGGCGAATTGCACCTGCACGGTCTCATGCTTGATGTAGGTGGCTGCCTGCGGGTCGATGCGCAAATCGACGTTTTGCAACAGCGGCGCGCTGGGTTCGTTTTCGGTCATGGCGGATTTGTTCACCGTCTCTCACTTGCCATCGAGCACTTCCCAGCGTTCCAGGGCGTGGAGCAGTTCTTCGTCGATCTGCGCGTAACGTTCCTGCATCTCGCTGATCCGCGTCGTGGCAGAGGTATAACTCGCCGGGTCGGCCAGTTGATCGGAAAGCGATTTCTGCTCCGCCTCCAGCGCGGCTATGCGGCCGGGTAGTTCCTGCAGCTCCCGCTGTTCCTTGTAGCTCAGCTTGCGCTTGGCCGGTACGGGGGGAATGGGCGGCTGTGCCTGAGCCGATTTGGTGGGCGCCGCGCCGCGTTTGTCCGCCCCGCCTGCGGCCGATTTATTCAGCTGCGCCTGCAAGGCGCGGGCACGCTGCGATTGGGTGAGCCAGTCGGAGACGCCGCCCTCGTATTCGCGCCAACGGCCAGGGTCTTCCGGCGTGGCCTCGCTCACTATCGTGCTGGTGACCACATTGTCGAGAAAGCGACGGTCGTGGCTGACCAGAAACACGGTACCGGGAAAGTCTTGCAGCAACTGCTCCAGCAGTTCCAGCGTGTCGATGTCGAGGTCGTTGGTCGGCTCGTCGAGTACCAGCACATTGGCCGGGCGGGCGAACAACCTAGCCAGCAGTAGGCGATTGCGTTCCCCCCCTGAAAGCGACTTGACCGGCGAGTTGGCCCGCGCGGGCGAGAACAAAAAATCGCCCAGATAACTCATCACATGCTTGCGCTGCCCGGCCACCTCAACCCATTCGCTGCCGGGGCTGATGGTGTCGGCCAGGGTGGCGTCAAGGTTGAGCACGGCGCGCATCTGGTCGAAATAGGCGATCTGCAAGCGCGTTCCCTGTCGCACGGTGCCGCTATCGGGTTCGATCTCGCCCAGAATGAGCTTGAGCAGCGTGGTTTTGCCCGCGCCGTTGGGCCCAATGAGGCCGACCTTGTCGCCACGCAGAATGGTGGCGGAAAAATCGCGCACCAGCACTCGGTCGCCATAGGCCTTGTTGACGCCTTGCAACTCGGCCACGATCTTGCCGCTGGACTGACCGCCATCCACCTCAAGTTTGACGCGCCCGAGCGAATCGCGCCGCGCCGCGCGTTGGCTGCGCAGCGCCTCCAGGCGGTTGATGCGGCTCACGCTGCGGGTCCGCCGCGCTTCTACGCCCTTGCGTATCCACACTTCTTCCTGCGCCAGAAGCTTGTCGGCGCGGGCGTTCATCACCGACTCATCGGCCAGTTCCTGCTCCTTACGCGCCTCATAAGCGGCGAAATTGCCGGGATAACTGCGCAACGTGCCGCGATCGAGTTCGACAATGCGGGTCGCCACATCGTCGAGAAACGCCCGGTCGTGGGTGATGAGAATCAGGCTGCCGCGAAAGCCGGTGAGCAGTTCTTCCAGCCAGGCGATGGCATCGAGATCGAGGTGATTGGTCGGCTCGTCGAGCAGCAGCACGTCGGGCGCCGCCACCAGCGCCTGCGCCAGGGCCACGCGCTTTTGCATCCCGCCGGACAGACTGCCCACGAGCGTCGTGCCGTCGAGTTGCAGACGCTGCAGTGTTTGATCGACGCGCGTCTCCCAGTTCCATCCGTCGAGCAGTTCGATACGGGTCTGCAGGGCGTCGAGGTCGTCTTCGGGCGCGTGCTGCTCGAAACGGTCGCGCAGGGCGCGGGCTTCGGCCACGCCTTCGCTCACCACATCGAACACGCTGGCTTGGGCAGAAAAATCCGCCTCCTGCGGCACATACACCCGGCGCAGACCCTGCTGCACCTGCACCAGGCCATCGTCGGGCGGCTCCAGCCCGGCCAGAATACGCAGCAGGGATGACTTTCCGGTGCCGTTGCGACCGATCAGGCCCACCCGCTCGCCCACCTCCAGCGACATGGCGGCATGATCAAGCAAGGCCACATGGCCGAAAGCGAGCGACAAATCTGAAACGGAGAGGACGGCCATGCGTAGCGTTTGTTGAGGAAAGACGCTCATTGTGCCAGTCGGTCGCCGCTACCATACTTTGATGGACTCCCTGCGCGCTGAACTCGCCGTGCTGGCCGCGCGGCTGATCGTCGAAGACGGTCTGGACTACGGCACGGCCAAGCGCAAGGCCGCCAAGCGCCTGCTGGGCGAACGCGTGGCGCACGATCTGCTGCCCAGCAACGATGAAATCGAGCAGCAGGTGCGCGAAGAACTCGCCCTGTTTCATGCTGACACCCAACCCGCGCAATTGCTGCAATTGCGCCGCGCCGCGCTGACGCTGATGGAAGCGTTTGCGGCGTTCAATCCGCATCTGGCCGGGGCTGTCTGGCACGGCACCGCCAACGAACACACCGATCTGCATGTGCTGCTGTTCACCGACGACAGCAAGGGCGTGGAAATTCACTGCATCGACCACGGCATCGCTTTTCAGGTCGGCGAAGCCCCGCACTACGCCGGGCGCGGCCTTGTCGAACAACTCACCCTGCACTGGCCCCCGCATGACCGTCAAGCCGTGCTTGCCCATCTGAGCCTTTACCCGGAAAAGGACGTGCGCGGCGCCCTGCTGCCTGATGCGCAAGGGCGCACGCCCAGAGGCACGCTGCGTGCGCTCAGGCAACTCCTGAGCGCCCCCGCCAGCGATGGGGAAAACCCGAGACTCTGAAGCTTTTCCCCGGCCATGCACAATGCGAGCAGTCTGATTGCCACACCACCACCCCATGAACAAAGTCAATATCTGGATTTCTGCCGCCATCATCCTTCTCATCGCCGCGGTGCTCGGCAATGCCTGGTTTCAGCGTGAACGCAGCGTGCCCATTGCGGTTGAAAACAATGCGGTCAAGTCTTTTTTCACTGACAAACTCGACGATCTGCAGGGAAAATCCATCGATCTGTCGCAATACCGCGGAAAACCGCTGGTGATCAATTTCTGGGCGAGCTGGTGCCCGCCTTGCATCGCAGAAATGCCCGATTTTTCGAAGTTTTATCAGCAGAACAAAGACAAAGGCATCGAGATGGTCGGCATTGCGCTCGACAACCCCACTGCGGTGCGCAATTTCCTGAAAGAGCATCCGGTGAGCTACCCCATTCTGCTGGGCGGCATGAATGGCATCGCCCTGAGCACCAGCCTGGGCAATAAGCAGGGGGGCCTGCCATTCACCGTGGTGCTCGATGGCAAGGGCGACGTGGTGTTTCAAAAGCTGGGAAAAACCTCTCTCGACGAACTGAAAGAAGCGGTACCCTCCGGTCATTGAGCCCGCGCATCAGAGTTGCGTTCAACCATCGTTCATCCCACCCTGTTCAATCGCCCTTCCATGACCCGCATCCTTGTTCTCCACGGCCCCAATCTCAACCTGCTGGGGCAGCGTGAGCCACACATTTATGGCGCGACCACGCTGGACGATATCAATCAGTCGCTGCAAACCCTTGCCGCCGAACTGGGGGTGGAGGCGCAGACTTTCCAGAGCAATCACGAAGGCGACCTGATTGATCGGTTACATGCGGCGCGCCTGGACGGCACGCGCTTCATCATCATCAACCCTGCGGCCTACACCCACACCAGCGTTGCCCTGCGTGATGCCATCGCGGCCACCGACCTGCCCTTCATCGAAGTACATCTCAGCAATGTGTACCGCCGCGAACCGTTCCGCCATCACTCCTACTTTTCCGATCTGGCCACCGCCGTCATCAGCGGTTGTGGCGCTCATGGCTACTCCCTGGCCTTGCGCCATGCCGTAGTCGATCTTGGGAATCGTAAAAATTGATGGTCTAATGCGACACTTATCAGCGACTTAACGACAGATCATGGATTTACGCAAACTCAAGACTTTGATCGACCTGGTCTCCGATTCCAACGTCTCCGAGCTGGAGATCACGGAAGCCGAAGGCACGGTCAGAATCGTCAAGGCGCAGCCGCAGCCCATCATTCAATACGCGCAGATGCCCGCTCAGTTGGGATCACAGTTTGCGTCTCAGGCCCCGATGCAATACGCCGCGCCCCAGGCCATGCCCGCTCAAGCTCAGGCACCCGCCGCTGAAGCAGCTCCCGCCCCGGAGGCGCAAGGGCATGTGCTGAAGTCGCCGATGGTCGGCACGTTCTACCGCTCTTCTTCTCCGGGGGCGGCGCCGTTCGTTGAGGTGGGCGACACGGTCAAGGTCGGCCAGACGCTGTGCATCATCGAGGCGATGAAAATTCTCAACGAAATCGAGTGCGACAAAGACGGCGTGATCAAGGCCGTGCTGGGCGAAAACGGTCAGGCCGTCGAATTCGGCCAGCCGTTGTTCGTGATCGAGTAATGGCTTTTTCAGGAGAGCGCAGGGCCGCTTCCGGTTTCTTGACTCCCCCAGGGGAGCAAACCCTGGCAGTACCGAGGCACACATGAGCGCCCGCTCCTGACCACGGCTCCTGCGCTCAACGGGCGCTTCCGCCCTTCCCTGTCATTGAACGGACAACGCGCATGTTCAAAAAAATCCTTATCGCCAACCGTGGCGAAATCGCCCTCCGGGTGCAGCGTGCCTGCCGCGAACTCGGCATCCAGACCGTGGTGGTCTATTCAGAAGCGGATCGCGAAGCGAAGTATGTACGGCTGGCCGACGAGGCTGTGTGCATCGGCCCGGCGCCCTCGGCGCAGAGTTATCTGCACATGCCGGCCATTATTTCTGCTGCCGAAGTGACCGATGCCGAGGCGATTCACCCCGGTTACGGCTTTCTGTCGGAAAACGCGGATTTCGCCGAGCGGGTGGAGAAATCCGGCTTCGCCTTCATCGGCCCGCGTCCCGATTCCATTCGTTTGATGGGCGACAAGGTCAGCGCCAAGCAGGCCATGATCCGCTCGGGCGTGCCCTGCGTGCCAGGCTCGGAGGGGGCGCTGCCTGACGATCCGCGCGAAATCACCCGCATCGCCCGCTCGATCGGCTATCCCGTCATCATCAAGGCCGCAGGCGGCGGCGGCGGCCGCGGCATGCGCGTGGTGCACACCGAAGCCGCGCTGCTCAACGCCGTGACCATGACCCGCAGCGAAGCGGGCGCGGCGTTCGGCAACCCGGCGGTCTATATGGAGAAGTTTCTGCTCCAGCCGCGGCATATTGAAATTCAAGTGCTGGCCGACACCCACGGCAACGCGCTATGGCTGGGCGAGCGCGATTGTTCGATGCAGCGGCGCCACCAGAAGATTCTCGAAGAAGCCCCCGCCCCTGGTATTCCGCGGCGGCTGATCGAGCGTATCGGCGCCCGCTGCGCGGATGCCTGCAAAAAAATCGGCTATCGCGGTGCGGGCACCTTCGAGTTCCTGTATGAAAACGGCGAGTTCTACTTCATCGAGATGAATACCCGCGTGCAGGTCGAGCACCCTGTTACCGAACTCATCACCGGCATCGACATCGTGGTCGAGCAGATCCGGATTGCCGCGGGCGAGAAGCTGACCGTGCGCCAGCGCGGCGTGCACCTCAACGGCCATGCCATCGAGTGCCGCATCAACGCCGAAGACCCCTACAAGTTCACCCCGTCGCCCGGGCGAATCACCATGTGGCACACCCCGGGCGGCCCGGGGGTGCGGGTCGATTCGCACGCCTACGCCAACTACTTCGTGCCGCCTAACTATGACTCGATGATCGGCAAAATCATCGTGCATGGCGCCACGCGCGAGCAGGCGATCGCGCGCATGCGCATTGCCCTGTCGGAAATGGTGGTGGACGGCATCCAGACCAATATCCCGCTGCACCGCGAACTCATGGTGGATGCGCGCTTCATCGAAGGCGGCACCAGCATCCACTACCTCGAGGAATACCTCGCCGCGCGGCATACCGCCTGATAGGGTTTGAACAAATCCGCCATGACCTACCGCGAAGTCACCCTCCCTGTCAGCGAAGCGCAGGCCGATCTCCTCTCCGATGCGCTGATGGAGCTCGGCGCTTTGAGCGTGAGCGTCGAAGACCGTTTCGGCGACACGGCACAGGAGCAGGCCTTGTACGGCGAGCCGGGCATGCCGCCGCCCAAGGGCGCCTGGGCGCAATCGCTGCTTCGCGTGCTGTTCGCCGACGAGGCCCAGGCCGACGCTGCGCTGGCCGCCCTGCTTGCCGAAGACATCCTGCCCGATCTGCAAGAGGTGCAACAGTCCACGGTGGAAGATCAGGACTGGGTACGGCTGACGCAGTCTCAGTTCCAGCCGGTGTCGATTGCCGACGCGCTGTGGATCGTGCCGAGCTGGCATGAGCCGCCCGAGGTTGCGGCGCCCATCATCCGTCTCGACCCTGGGCTGGCCTTCGGCACCGGCACCCACCCCACCACGCGGCTTTGTCTGGAGTGGCTGGCGCGCCAAACGCCAAGCCAACTCAGCGTGCTCGATTACGGTTGTGGTTCGGGCATTCTGGCCATCGCCGCGGCCAAGTTCGGCGCCGGCCCCGTGGTCGGCGTGGACATCGATCCCGACGCGGTGCTGGCCACCGAAGCCAACGCTGCGGCCAATGACGTCACCGTGCAGGCCGGCCTGCCCGACAAGGTGGCTGATGCGCAATTCGACATCGTCGTCGCCAACATTCTGTCTGCGCCGCTCAAACTGCTGGCGCCCGCGATTGCCGCGCATGTGAAACCCGGCGGCTGGCTCGTGCTCAGTGGCATACTCGACCGGCAGGCCAAAGAACTCATCGACACCTACGCGCCCTATTGCGCGCTGCACATCGACAAGACGCTCGATGGCTGGGTCTGCCTCGCGGGCCGCGCCCACCCCTGAACAGCGCATGGCACAGGCCACCCGCTGCCCCCACTGCCAGACCGCCTTCAAGGTGGTGCGCGACCAGCTCTTGCTGCGCGAAGGCTGGGTGCGCTGCGGTCATTGCGGCGAACCGTTCAACGCCCTCGATCACCTGATCGATCTCACCCCGGCGCCGCCCGCCGCCGCCGAGCCCGCCCCCGCCTCCGCCGAGCCCCAGGCCCCAGCCGAACCGACCCCGCCGCCCGAAGCGCCGCCCGAACCGCTGGCAAGCACCGTGCCCGTGACGGCGGGCCTGCGCTGGAACAACATTCCACTCGATCAGCCGACTTATCAAGGTTTTCTGCCGCTGACGGCGCAGGCCTACAGCCCGGCGCCCCGGGCTCCCGCGAAACAAGCGCCTGCGCGCGGTGAAAAGGCCCAGCCTGACCAGGCGTTGGCACCCGCCGAATCGCCCGATGACCTGTTGCCCGAAGGCGATCTTGCGGCGGACGAGATCCCGCCCTCCCAATCTGCTCTCGATCCCGACGCCGCACCGCTGTCCGAGTTCAACCTGAACGACGCGCTCAACTATCAATTTGTAAGCGAAGACCTCTCGCAAAACCCGCCCGCACTCGCCGCAAAACCGGTGGAAGCGGAGCCCGAATTTATCCGCAAAGCCCGTCGCCAGGCATTCTGGAGCAGCACGCCTGCCCGCGCGGCGCTGGCCTTCATCAGCCTCCTGCTGCTTCTGGTACTCGCCGCTCAGGCCGCGCTGACTTGGCGCGACACCCTGGCGCAGCAATACCCGATCAGCCGCCCTTGGCTGCAACAGCTCTGCGAGATGACCAGCGGCTGCGAATTGGCCGCTCCGCGCAACCTCGATGCCTTGGTCATCGACTCCTCCACGCTCAGCCCGGCCGACAGCGGCTTGCAACTCAGCGTGCTGCTGCGCAACCGATCCGACCGCGCCGTGGCCTGGCCTGCGCTGGAGCTGACCCTGACCAATGCGCAGGACATGACTTTGCAACGCAAAGTGGTGCAAGCCGCGCAATACCTCCCCGAAGCGCAGGCCACCCATCGCACCCTGACAGAGGGCCTGGCCGCCGGCCAGCAGGTGCAATTGCTGCTGCACCTCGAGGTCAACGGTGCCGCCCCGGCGGGTTACAAGCTGGTGTTGTTCTACCCCTGACGTTTATTTCTCGCCCGCCGGTCTGGGCAGGTTGAAAACGTCGTCGAGCGCGGCCCGGTAGCTGTCGCTCACCATGAGCTCGTCCCATTGCAAGGGAGGCTGGGTGGGCAGCAGGTCGAAGCGGCGCTGGGCGCTGCGGACATCCGGCGTCCACTGCCCGCGCTCCAGCGCCTGATCAAGCTCGCGCAGCAGCACGTCGAGCGGTCGGCCGTTATGGACCACGCTCTGGTTGCACACCAGCATGGCGTCGCATCCGGCCTGCAAACCCTGCAGTGCGGCCTGGCTGAGACTTTGGCCCTCGGCCCGCGCCGCGGCCATGCCGAGGTCGTCGCTGAGTATCGCGCCGGTAAAACCGATGCGCTCGCGCAGCACGTCCCGCAGCCATACGGGGCTGAAACCTGCGGGCAGCGCATCCACCTCGGGGTAGATCACATGCGCCGGCATGACCGCGCGCAGCCCGGGCGCCAACCATTGATAAGGTGCGGCATCGGCGCTCAGAATGGCGCCGAGGGTGCGCGCGTCGTGCGCCACGGCCAGATGCGTGTCGGCACGCACATAGCCGTGGCCGGGGAAGTGCTTGGCGCAATGCGCCATGCCAGCACGCGCCAAACCCAGCATCAGGCTTTGCGCCAGCACCGTCACCACCCGCGCATCGGCGTGAAACGCGCGATCACCGATTACGCTGGAGCCGCCCCAATCGAGATCGAGCACGGGCGTGAAGCTGAAATCGACCCCGCAAGCCCGCAGCTCCGAAGCCAGCACGAAACCGCACGCCGCCGCGCGCCGCATGGCGCCTGGGGCATCGACCATCCAATACGCCCCAAGCTCGCGCATGGCCGGAAGTGCCGTGAAACCATCGGTGCGAAAGCGCTGTACCCGCCCGCCCTCGTGATCGACCGCGATCAACAGATCAAGGCGTACCGCCTTGATCTGCGCGCACAGCGCCGAGAGCTGCCCGCGGCTCTCCCAGTTGCGTGCAAACAGCACCACCCCGCCCACCAGTGGATTGCGTAGGCGCTTGCGATCGGCGGCGCCGAGTTGCAGCCCGGCCACATCGAGGATCAACGGGGAGTGCATCAGCAGTTGCATGTCTTTCGCCTCAGTCAGGCCGAGTCACTTCGGCTACAACCATGGCCAGCGCGGTATCGGCCTCATCGGACACCGAGACCAGAAACCGCAGCGAACGGGCCTCGCACCAGTCTTTGAGCGCGTCATGCAGCACGATGACCGGCTGTCCGCTGGGGAGTTTGAGAATCTCGCAATCGCGCCAGCGCATGGGGCTATGAATGCCCAGGCCGATGGATTTGGAGAACGCTTCCTTGGCGGCAAACCGCGTGGCCAGGTAGTTGATGCCGCGCTGGCGCACCTTGGCCATGCGGCGCTCATACTCGGCCAGCTCGCCGTCGCCGAGCACCCGTTGCGCGAAACGGTCGCCGTTGCGCTGCACCGCGGCGCCCATGCGCGCAATGGAGCAGACATCGGTGCCGATGCCGTAGATCATGAATGCGTTGCCACCGCGCGCGCGATCACCGCCTGAAAGTCACGCACCGATTGCTTCAGCCCGACGAACACCGCATGACCGATGAGCGCATGGCCGATGTGCAGCTCGCTCACTTCGGGCAGTGCGGCAATGGCCGGCGTGCTCTGCAGACTCAGGCCGTGGCCCGCGTTGGTCTGCAGGCCCAGGCTGCGCCCCAGCTTCAGGCCCGCGACGATGCGATCGAATTCGCGTTGCCGCGCGGCTTCGTCTGCGGCATCGAAAGCGTTGGCGTAAGCGCCGGTGTGCAGCTCGATGCAGGGCGCACCGGCCTGGGCGCTGGCCTCGATTTGCCAGATGCTGGGCTCGATGAACAGGGAAACGCGGCAGCCGAAATCGGCCAGACGAGCGCAGGCCTCGCGCACGCGGTCGAACTGCCCCGCCACATCCAGCCCGCCCTCGGTAGTCACTTCCTGCCGACGCTCGGGCACCAGGCAGACCATCTGCGGACGTACTCGGCAGATGATGTCGAGCATCTCCGGGGCGAGCGCAGACTCGAAATTCAGCGGCGCCGAAAGGGTGGCTTTGAGCCGCTCGACATCGGCATCGCGGATGTGGCGACGGTCTTCGCGCAGGTGGAAGGTGATGATGTCCGCCCCGGCTTCGACCGCCTGCTGCGCCGCCAGCACGGGATCGGGAAAACTGCCACCGCGCGCGTTGCGCAGCGTGGCGACATGGTCGATATTCACCCCGAGCAGCGGCGCAGCATCGGAGGGGCAAGCCATTGGGTTCATAACTTGTGGAGATCAATAAGCAGCTGGCGGGTGCGCAGCATCTGTCCCGAAAGATGATAGTGAAGCAGGCTGCGCATCAGCGTCTTCGCGGCCCGCGCCAGTGCAACATCGCCTTCTGCCGGCGGGCCTTCGCGCAGCGCCAGCAACACCTCGCCGCGCACCGCCAGGGCATCGGAAGCGGAGCAGGCCGACACGCCATGATCCGGGTCGACCCGGTAAAACGCATCGGGCAGCACGGGCTCGGAGGTCGCACCTTCGAGGTGCAGGTCGGGCAAAAAACCCAGTTCGCGCAACAGCGAAAACTCAAAGCTGCGCAGCACCGGCTCCAGCTCGCCCGCCGTCGCATGGGGGCGTTGCGCCAGCGCGGCAATGCCGGCGTGATAAGCGTCGAACAGACCTTCGTGAGCATCTTCGCGAGCCAGCAGACGCACGAGCAATTCGTTGAAATAAAAACCGCAAAGCAGAGGCAGGCCCGACAGTGGCGCCAGCCCACCCGCCCACTCGGCCCGGGTCAGGGTGCGCACCTCGCCGCGGCCGCTCCAACTGGCGTGGCAGGGCTGAAAACCCAGCAGCACGGCGCGCAGCGCGGAAGTCGGCCGCTTGGCGCCCTTGGCCACCAGCGCCAAGCGGCCATGGCGGCGACTGAACACGTCGAGCAGCAGGCTGGTTTCCTTCCACGGGTAACTGTGCAGGACGTAGATGGGCTCTTCCTGCACGCGCTCCACCGAGACGCCGCGTCTGGGAGCGCGCGGCACGGGGCGCACGGCAGCCGGTTCGACGCTCAGCTCAGTCCTCATAGCCGAAGGCCCGCACGGCGGCCTGGTCGTCGGCCCAGCCCGAACGGGTCTTGACCCAGACCTCCAGAAAAACCGGTCCGTCGAACAAGACCTGCATGTCCTGCCGCGCTTCGGTGGAGATGCGCTTAAGGCGCTCGCCCCCAGCGCCGATCACCATGGCCTTGTGCCCATCCCGATCGACGATGATGGCCGCGGAAATGCGGCGCAGATCGCCCTCCTGGGCGAACTGCT encodes the following:
- a CDS encoding PGDYG domain-containing protein, with product MTENEPSAPLLQNVDLRIDPQAATYIKHETVQVQFAVDSGELTSREGPNRYAAGDAIITGATGDRWSVSRARFEARYQALAPTSMGQNGAYINQPIPVLARQMPTPFRMARSAGGDLLRGNPGDWLLQYAPGDYGVVEQGRFAQVYRKVAPP
- a CDS encoding ATP-binding cassette domain-containing protein produces the protein MSLEVGERVGLIGRNGTGKSSLLRILAGLEPPDDGLVQVQQGLRRVYVPQEADFSAQASVFDVVSEGVAEARALRDRFEQHAPEDDLDALQTRIELLDGWNWETRVDQTLQRLQLDGTTLVGSLSGGMQKRVALAQALVAAPDVLLLDEPTNHLDLDAIAWLEELLTGFRGSLILITHDRAFLDDVATRIVELDRGTLRSYPGNFAAYEARKEQELADESVMNARADKLLAQEEVWIRKGVEARRTRSVSRINRLEALRSQRAARRDSLGRVKLEVDGGQSSGKIVAELQGVNKAYGDRVLVRDFSATILRGDKVGLIGPNGAGKTTLLKLILGEIEPDSGTVRQGTRLQIAYFDQMRAVLNLDATLADTISPGSEWVEVAGQRKHVMSYLGDFLFSPARANSPVKSLSGGERNRLLLARLFARPANVLVLDEPTNDLDIDTLELLEQLLQDFPGTVFLVSHDRRFLDNVVTSTIVSEATPEDPGRWREYEGGVSDWLTQSQRARALQAQLNKSAAGGADKRGAAPTKSAQAQPPIPPVPAKRKLSYKEQRELQELPGRIAALEAEQKSLSDQLADPASYTSATTRISEMQERYAQIDEELLHALERWEVLDGK
- a CDS encoding TlpA disulfide reductase family protein; the protein is MNKVNIWISAAIILLIAAVLGNAWFQRERSVPIAVENNAVKSFFTDKLDDLQGKSIDLSQYRGKPLVINFWASWCPPCIAEMPDFSKFYQQNKDKGIEMVGIALDNPTAVRNFLKEHPVSYPILLGGMNGIALSTSLGNKQGGLPFTVVLDGKGDVVFQKLGKTSLDELKEAVPSGH
- the aroQ gene encoding type II 3-dehydroquinate dehydratase, translating into MTRILVLHGPNLNLLGQREPHIYGATTLDDINQSLQTLAAELGVEAQTFQSNHEGDLIDRLHAARLDGTRFIIINPAAYTHTSVALRDAIAATDLPFIEVHLSNVYRREPFRHHSYFSDLATAVISGCGAHGYSLALRHAVVDLGNRKN
- the accB gene encoding acetyl-CoA carboxylase biotin carboxyl carrier protein; translation: MDLRKLKTLIDLVSDSNVSELEITEAEGTVRIVKAQPQPIIQYAQMPAQLGSQFASQAPMQYAAPQAMPAQAQAPAAEAAPAPEAQGHVLKSPMVGTFYRSSSPGAAPFVEVGDTVKVGQTLCIIEAMKILNEIECDKDGVIKAVLGENGQAVEFGQPLFVIE
- the accC gene encoding acetyl-CoA carboxylase biotin carboxylase subunit, whose amino-acid sequence is MFKKILIANRGEIALRVQRACRELGIQTVVVYSEADREAKYVRLADEAVCIGPAPSAQSYLHMPAIISAAEVTDAEAIHPGYGFLSENADFAERVEKSGFAFIGPRPDSIRLMGDKVSAKQAMIRSGVPCVPGSEGALPDDPREITRIARSIGYPVIIKAAGGGGGRGMRVVHTEAALLNAVTMTRSEAGAAFGNPAVYMEKFLLQPRHIEIQVLADTHGNALWLGERDCSMQRRHQKILEEAPAPGIPRRLIERIGARCADACKKIGYRGAGTFEFLYENGEFYFIEMNTRVQVEHPVTELITGIDIVVEQIRIAAGEKLTVRQRGVHLNGHAIECRINAEDPYKFTPSPGRITMWHTPGGPGVRVDSHAYANYFVPPNYDSMIGKIIVHGATREQAIARMRIALSEMVVDGIQTNIPLHRELMVDARFIEGGTSIHYLEEYLAARHTA
- the prmA gene encoding 50S ribosomal protein L11 methyltransferase gives rise to the protein MTYREVTLPVSEAQADLLSDALMELGALSVSVEDRFGDTAQEQALYGEPGMPPPKGAWAQSLLRVLFADEAQADAALAALLAEDILPDLQEVQQSTVEDQDWVRLTQSQFQPVSIADALWIVPSWHEPPEVAAPIIRLDPGLAFGTGTHPTTRLCLEWLARQTPSQLSVLDYGCGSGILAIAAAKFGAGPVVGVDIDPDAVLATEANAAANDVTVQAGLPDKVADAQFDIVVANILSAPLKLLAPAIAAHVKPGGWLVLSGILDRQAKELIDTYAPYCALHIDKTLDGWVCLAGRAHP
- a CDS encoding zinc-ribbon and DUF3426 domain-containing protein; the protein is MAGSASRAAPTPEQRMAQATRCPHCQTAFKVVRDQLLLREGWVRCGHCGEPFNALDHLIDLTPAPPAAAEPAPASAEPQAPAEPTPPPEAPPEPLASTVPVTAGLRWNNIPLDQPTYQGFLPLTAQAYSPAPRAPAKQAPARGEKAQPDQALAPAESPDDLLPEGDLAADEIPPSQSALDPDAAPLSEFNLNDALNYQFVSEDLSQNPPALAAKPVEAEPEFIRKARRQAFWSSTPARAALAFISLLLLLVLAAQAALTWRDTLAQQYPISRPWLQQLCEMTSGCELAAPRNLDALVIDSSTLSPADSGLQLSVLLRNRSDRAVAWPALELTLTNAQDMTLQRKVVQAAQYLPEAQATHRTLTEGLAAGQQVQLLLHLEVNGAAPAGYKLVLFYP